A stretch of the Vulcanisaeta souniana JCM 11219 genome encodes the following:
- a CDS encoding cobalamin biosynthesis protein codes for MSILERLWRGVLIVYASDSGADTANRLFRLLRGAGVPTAMIKYDGDLGRYWDCFDAIVLAMALSGAVRLVCKYAKSKVVDPAVVVIDDGGRYVIPILSAHWGANEVAEAIARLMGAEAVITTAAEYMGVTNIEELARLLHCDIANTEELPNFYSALLSNKPICIIGINELPKKVRGSYVIGVNAGCKHAIVVGDSHQSLKGIRVLQCVPYKVVIGVGLMNEAGIDEVIKAIRTALDRLGIGADRVLAVVSIKPKVGEAAKALGLPFRLVSIDELERVNHGCATPPSDELRRLGVRGVAELAALAAGGTSLLLRKIVVGRVTVAVARV; via the coding sequence GTGTCTATCCTGGAGAGATTATGGAGGGGTGTGCTCATTGTTTATGCGAGCGATTCCGGTGCTGATACCGCCAATAGGCTATTTAGGTTGTTGAGGGGGGCTGGCGTGCCGACGGCGATGATTAAGTACGACGGTGATTTGGGTAGGTACTGGGACTGCTTTGACGCCATAGTCCTGGCGATGGCGTTGAGTGGTGCCGTCAGGCTGGTCTGTAAGTATGCTAAGTCTAAGGTTGTGGATCCAGCAGTGGTTGTGATTGATGATGGGGGTAGGTACGTAATACCCATATTGAGCGCCCATTGGGGCGCCAATGAGGTTGCCGAGGCGATTGCCAGGCTAATGGGAGCTGAGGCCGTGATAACCACAGCCGCCGAGTACATGGGCGTCACAAACATTGAGGAGTTGGCTAGGCTACTTCATTGTGACATTGCCAACACAGAGGAGTTGCCGAACTTCTACTCGGCGCTCCTTAGTAATAAGCCCATATGCATCATCGGCATTAATGAATTGCCAAAGAAAGTAAGGGGTAGCTACGTGATTGGGGTTAATGCAGGGTGTAAACACGCCATCGTCGTGGGCGATTCCCATCAATCGTTGAAGGGCATCAGGGTGCTGCAGTGCGTGCCGTATAAGGTAGTCATTGGGGTTGGGCTTATGAATGAGGCCGGTATTGATGAGGTAATTAAGGCCATAAGAACTGCGTTAGATAGGCTCGGTATTGGGGCTGATAGGGTCTTGGCCGTGGTCTCAATAAAGCCGAAGGTTGGTGAAGCAGCTAAGGCGTTAGGTCTGCCCTTTAGGTTAGTGAGTATTGATGAATTGGAGAGGGTAAATCATGGGTGCGCCACACCGCCGAGTGACGAATTGAGGAGGTTAGGCGTTAGGGGTGTTGCTGAACTCGCGGCGTTGGCTGCTGGAGGGACTTCACTGCTTCTTAGGAAGATAGTTGTTGGTAGGGTTACGGTAGCCGTAGCGAGGGTCTAA
- the cbiE gene encoding precorrin-6y C5,15-methyltransferase (decarboxylating) subunit CbiE, with the protein MLYIIGVGPGDPRLITVKGLDILRSVNVVAGWGSVLDRFSEYLINKKVIKLSYKDETEGLRELIANAVNDDAALLMHGDPSVSESQLMAKVTRLCREYGVTYEVVPGVSSVNAILGMLGIDLDSSVLVSLHVRGSLDDRLEELKTILRVLRRYIIVLPPPYPHGPQLIAKALLDLDCDPETTIIERATYNNQRITRTRASYILSLSNEFSDLTIMVIPPCDRD; encoded by the coding sequence ATGCTTTACATAATCGGCGTGGGGCCTGGCGATCCAAGGTTGATAACCGTTAAGGGTCTTGACATACTACGTTCAGTTAACGTGGTGGCTGGTTGGGGCAGTGTGCTTGATAGATTCAGCGAGTACTTAATCAATAAGAAGGTCATAAAGCTCAGCTATAAGGATGAGACCGAGGGCCTTAGGGAATTGATAGCGAATGCGGTTAATGACGACGCAGCACTGCTCATGCATGGGGATCCCTCCGTGTCGGAGTCGCAGCTAATGGCAAAGGTCACGCGGCTGTGTAGGGAGTACGGAGTTACATACGAGGTTGTGCCAGGGGTCTCCTCGGTAAATGCGATATTAGGAATGCTTGGTATCGACCTGGACTCCTCCGTGTTAGTATCATTGCATGTGAGGGGTTCTCTAGACGATAGGCTTGAGGAGCTTAAAACCATACTAAGGGTACTGAGGAGATACATAATTGTATTACCGCCCCCATACCCACACGGCCCACAGCTCATCGCCAAGGCACTACTAGACCTGGACTGCGACCCTGAGACCACAATAATTGAGAGAGCCACATACAATAATCAAAGAATTACAAGGACCAGGGCTTCGTACATATTAAGTCTGAGTAATGAGTTTAGTGATTTGACGATAATGGTGATACCGCCCTGTGACCGTGATTAG
- a CDS encoding precorrin-8X methylmutase has translation MNPISILIITHGSRRSEFLDWFNDLENYVEDRLSGLGLIARVSIAHNEYSSPNWRDVLREHLSRGIKRIIIALAFLGPGNHVIKDIMGSLSIQEFNKWVRASWGGYEFEAYVTKPLIDSVLVREALLSRIINALDVPTYLTRYVMDSEEIERNSMNEVIELVRRELNTDDQVLIRLVAKAVFATGNPALVKYVHVDPRVPDVFKELVNNGVTVVADTKMVMAGLRWGNTVTLIDDAETIKLTNELGITRAAASMRIALSKYKPAMPIIGNSPTALVEVLRLIREGLEVPMVIASPPGFTNAANAKEDLIKIGIPSIVVRGTYGGSNVAAAVFNELISMVRRRHGW, from the coding sequence ATGAATCCTATATCGATACTTATAATAACCCACGGGTCCCGTAGGTCTGAGTTCCTGGATTGGTTTAATGACTTAGAGAATTATGTTGAGGATCGGCTCAGTGGCTTGGGTTTAATAGCACGTGTAAGCATTGCCCATAATGAATACTCAAGCCCCAATTGGAGGGATGTGCTAAGGGAGCATCTAAGCCGTGGTATTAAGCGCATAATCATTGCTCTGGCATTCCTAGGCCCGGGGAATCACGTGATTAAGGACATAATGGGGTCCTTAAGCATTCAGGAGTTTAATAAGTGGGTTAGGGCATCGTGGGGCGGTTACGAGTTTGAGGCTTACGTTACCAAGCCATTAATTGACTCCGTACTTGTTAGGGAGGCGTTGCTTTCAAGGATAATCAATGCCCTGGACGTACCCACGTACTTGACTAGGTACGTCATGGATTCTGAAGAAATTGAAAGAAATAGCATGAATGAAGTGATTGAATTAGTCCGTAGGGAGCTTAATACTGATGACCAGGTACTCATTAGGCTAGTGGCAAAGGCAGTATTTGCCACGGGCAACCCAGCCCTTGTTAAGTACGTCCATGTTGACCCAAGGGTACCTGACGTGTTTAAGGAATTAGTGAACAACGGCGTCACGGTGGTTGCCGATACTAAAATGGTGATGGCAGGCCTTAGATGGGGCAACACGGTGACTTTAATAGATGATGCAGAGACCATTAAATTGACAAATGAGCTCGGCATCACGAGGGCTGCGGCGTCAATGAGGATAGCACTGAGTAAGTACAAACCCGCAATGCCCATCATTGGTAATTCACCCACGGCCCTCGTTGAAGTACTTAGGTTAATTAGGGAGGGTCTCGAGGTCCCCATGGTAATTGCATCACCGCCAGGATTTACCAACGCTGCGAACGCCAAGGAGGATTTGATCAAAATTGGAATACCAAGCATAGTCGTGAGGGGCACGTACGGAGGTAGTAATGTGGCTGCGGCCGTATTCAATGAATTAATTAGTATGGTGAGGAGGAGACATGGTTGGTAA
- a CDS encoding precorrin-3B C(17)-methyltransferase — MVGKLYVVGIGPGSPELRTVAAINAIRDSDVVIGYNTYVNLISDLINGKEVVRSRMHEEVMRARLAIEKALDGHVVSLVSGGDPQVYGLASLVLELLNKEGLDLRPTIIPGVTAALAAAARLGAPLNMDFAVINLSNLLVNDEEIMMRVKAAAGGDFVIALYNLISKDVLVKAMNLISTFRSASTPVGIVRNAYRDGEFVLTTNLGNWMRYLEAVDMNTTLIIGNSRTYVYRGLMITPRGYRV; from the coding sequence ATGGTTGGTAAGCTCTATGTAGTCGGCATTGGACCGGGAAGCCCTGAACTAAGGACTGTGGCTGCCATTAACGCCATTAGAGATAGTGACGTGGTTATTGGCTATAACACGTATGTAAATCTAATTAGCGATTTAATCAATGGTAAGGAAGTGGTTAGATCGAGAATGCATGAGGAGGTCATGAGGGCTAGGCTAGCCATTGAGAAGGCTCTCGATGGCCATGTGGTATCGCTGGTGAGTGGTGGTGATCCCCAGGTCTATGGGTTGGCGAGCCTTGTCCTCGAGTTACTAAATAAGGAGGGGCTCGACCTAAGGCCTACCATAATACCAGGAGTCACCGCGGCCCTCGCAGCGGCCGCTAGGTTGGGCGCGCCCTTAAACATGGATTTCGCGGTCATAAACCTAAGCAACCTATTGGTTAATGATGAGGAGATCATGATGAGGGTTAAGGCAGCCGCGGGCGGTGACTTCGTGATTGCCCTGTATAACCTGATCAGTAAGGACGTGCTTGTTAAGGCCATGAACCTAATATCCACGTTCAGAAGTGCATCAACGCCAGTGGGCATTGTCAGGAATGCCTATAGGGATGGCGAGTTCGTGCTAACGACAAACCTAGGTAACTGGATGAGGTATTTGGAGGCCGTGGATATGAATACGACATTAATAATAGGTAACTCAAGAACCTATGTTTACAGAGGGCTCATGATAACGCCGAGGGGCTACAGGGTATGA
- the cbiD gene encoding cobalt-precorrin-5B (C(1))-methyltransferase CbiD, which produces MSVIDYFKRFGITTGAAAAAAAKAAVIALIKGVMSNSVTIPTPVGLRLEVAVDRVFTEGGYVCADVRKIAGDNPDKLDNAVIRACVHPIGEGTIRIVGGRGVGKVVRPSLSIPMGESAISPTTKLMIENAVREVVSSGVEVIIEVPNGEELARFTMNEDVGIIGGISILGTTGIEWPVSDESFIQHIKVQLMALRRDSDGVVIASGNRAVNFAKAIYDLPVVKVGDLVGASVREAIGLGFRKVVVASLPGKAVKLAAGLLNTHSSAGDARIETITWAAVMAGINGEALRKIASSKTVGEALHYLGDAAGRVMGIIAERALTRLRKLGNASLEIVIFSDNGEVLARVGDHE; this is translated from the coding sequence ATGAGTGTGATTGATTACTTTAAACGCTTTGGCATAACCACGGGGGCTGCCGCCGCGGCGGCCGCGAAGGCGGCGGTTATAGCATTAATTAAAGGCGTAATGTCCAACAGCGTCACCATACCAACACCCGTTGGCCTCAGGCTTGAGGTAGCCGTCGATAGGGTCTTCACGGAGGGCGGCTATGTATGTGCTGATGTGCGTAAAATCGCCGGTGATAACCCCGACAAGCTGGATAACGCCGTGATCAGGGCCTGCGTGCATCCAATAGGCGAAGGGACAATAAGGATTGTAGGTGGGCGTGGCGTGGGTAAGGTCGTGAGGCCAAGCTTAAGCATTCCTATGGGTGAGTCAGCCATTAGCCCCACGACTAAGCTCATGATTGAGAATGCGGTTAGGGAAGTCGTAAGCTCGGGTGTTGAAGTAATCATTGAGGTGCCCAACGGTGAGGAGTTGGCTAGGTTCACGATGAATGAGGATGTCGGTATAATCGGTGGCATATCCATACTCGGGACGACGGGTATCGAGTGGCCCGTAAGTGATGAGTCCTTCATACAACACATAAAGGTTCAATTAATGGCTTTAAGGAGGGATAGTGATGGCGTGGTGATCGCCTCAGGCAATAGGGCTGTTAACTTCGCCAAGGCCATTTACGACCTACCCGTGGTCAAGGTCGGCGATTTAGTAGGCGCCTCGGTTAGGGAGGCCATTGGGCTGGGCTTCCGTAAGGTAGTCGTGGCATCGTTGCCAGGGAAGGCCGTTAAGCTCGCGGCCGGTTTACTAAATACGCACAGCTCAGCTGGTGATGCGAGAATCGAGACAATCACCTGGGCCGCAGTAATGGCTGGGATCAATGGTGAGGCCCTACGTAAGATCGCCTCCTCTAAAACGGTCGGCGAGGCCTTGCATTACCTCGGTGATGCCGCGGGTAGGGTTATGGGGATAATAGCCGAGAGGGCGCTTACCAGGTTAAGGAAGTTGGGCAATGCTTCCCTCGAGATTGTGATATTTAGCGATAATGGTGAGGTACTCGCGAGGGTTGGCGACCATGAGTAA
- the cbiT gene encoding precorrin-6Y C5,15-methyltransferase (decarboxylating) subunit CbiT, translating to MSNPLWRYVTPGIPDELFERVGVIPMTKEEVRALVISKLRLREDSRVLDIGSGTGSVTVEAALMARRGLVYAIDSDENAVELTRRNAIRFGVSDRVIVIHGEAPEALNQVPGEVDAAFVGGSGGRLRDIIVGVCGKLSVGGRLVIDAITLENASLALATMAELGFVNVEVTEVVIAKGLRTGVGTVMLSRNPIFIIAGEKNRCGRVSSVVSIKDAIKQR from the coding sequence ATGAGTAATCCTCTCTGGCGGTACGTAACCCCTGGAATACCTGACGAATTATTTGAACGTGTTGGGGTAATCCCAATGACTAAGGAGGAGGTTAGGGCGTTGGTGATTTCGAAGCTTAGGCTGAGGGAGGACTCGAGGGTGCTGGATATAGGTTCGGGAACAGGCTCGGTGACTGTGGAGGCCGCCCTAATGGCCAGGAGAGGCCTCGTTTACGCCATCGATAGTGACGAAAATGCCGTGGAACTCACGCGGAGAAACGCCATTAGGTTTGGTGTGAGTGATAGGGTCATTGTCATACATGGTGAGGCACCTGAAGCATTAAATCAAGTGCCTGGTGAGGTGGATGCCGCGTTCGTAGGTGGTAGTGGTGGTAGGTTGAGGGACATAATCGTGGGCGTGTGTGGTAAATTAAGCGTGGGCGGTCGCCTAGTAATTGATGCAATAACCCTGGAGAACGCATCGCTGGCCCTGGCGACCATGGCCGAGTTAGGCTTCGTGAACGTGGAGGTCACAGAAGTCGTTATAGCCAAGGGCCTGAGGACTGGCGTTGGCACCGTAATGCTCTCGAGAAACCCAATATTCATAATAGCTGGCGAGAAGAATAGGTGTGGGCGGGTATCCTCGGTGGTAAGCATTAAGGACGCCATTAAACAGCGGTGA
- a CDS encoding cobalt-factor II C(20)-methyltransferase has translation MGKELSNEVPKLYVIGLGPGDPGLITVMGAEVLRKVKLVFIPYSTSSNRSLAYTIVSKYIGPDTQVVFLGFPMVKEPSKEVLMGNARAICDGLRRYGSAAFVVLGDSSLYSTFYRIKPFIDCDYEPIIVPGVSSIMACAARAGVNLAVGDESIVILVGDDIEGLMRATGFADTIIVLKGSADMGRVASLLRNYEYSVTYARRCYMDGELIINEPSGELPRDYFSLVIARRIYK, from the coding sequence GTGGGCAAAGAGCTTAGTAATGAAGTGCCTAAGCTATACGTCATTGGGTTAGGGCCTGGCGATCCAGGATTAATCACGGTCATGGGTGCCGAGGTACTTCGTAAGGTTAAGCTTGTGTTCATACCTTACTCCACTAGTAGCAATAGGAGTTTGGCGTACACCATAGTCAGTAAGTACATTGGCCCAGACACCCAGGTGGTGTTCCTCGGTTTTCCCATGGTTAAGGAACCAAGTAAGGAGGTATTAATGGGGAATGCCAGGGCCATATGCGATGGGTTACGTAGGTATGGTAGTGCGGCGTTTGTGGTGCTTGGTGACTCATCTCTATACAGTACCTTCTATAGGATTAAGCCATTCATTGACTGCGATTACGAACCCATAATTGTGCCTGGGGTCTCCTCAATAATGGCATGCGCTGCCAGGGCCGGTGTTAATTTAGCGGTTGGTGATGAGTCGATAGTCATACTTGTGGGTGACGATATCGAGGGCTTAATGAGGGCTACGGGCTTTGCCGACACGATAATAGTACTCAAGGGGAGTGCGGACATGGGCAGGGTCGCCTCGCTACTTAGGAATTATGAGTATTCCGTGACTTACGCCAGGCGGTGCTATATGGATGGTGAGTTAATAATTAATGAGCCAAGTGGTGAGTTGCCTAGGGACTACTTCTCACTAGTCATAGCTAGAAGGATTTATAAGTAG
- the cobM gene encoding precorrin-4 C(11)-methyltransferase gives MVGKVVFVGAGSGDPELITVKGMKYLQQADVVIYAGSLVNPDVLRWARPGAEIHNSASMTLEEIVDIMVTRAREGKLVVRLKSGDASIYGALLEEIIALREAGIPYEVVPGVTAALAAAAVLGIELTLPKVAQTLIITRASARVTMQGSIKDFAKAMLIGATMAIYTGVHLIDKVVKELREAGVPDDTPVAVVYKATWPDQVIIRGTLSDIAEKVKRARITKDSVIIVGKAADPSILDTPVRSSVYDPRHTHSFRPKPKINSVDTE, from the coding sequence ATGGTTGGGAAGGTGGTCTTCGTTGGGGCCGGGTCTGGTGATCCGGAACTCATTACCGTGAAGGGTATGAAGTACCTGCAGCAGGCCGACGTAGTTATTTACGCGGGCTCCTTGGTAAATCCGGATGTGCTTAGGTGGGCTAGGCCAGGCGCGGAGATTCATAATAGTGCTTCAATGACGCTTGAGGAGATCGTGGATATAATGGTCACCAGGGCCAGGGAGGGTAAGCTGGTGGTTAGGCTTAAGTCGGGTGATGCGAGCATATACGGCGCACTACTTGAGGAGATTATCGCGCTTAGGGAGGCCGGCATACCGTATGAGGTGGTGCCTGGGGTCACCGCGGCGTTGGCCGCGGCCGCCGTGCTGGGCATTGAGTTAACCTTACCCAAGGTTGCCCAGACCCTAATCATAACCAGGGCCTCGGCTAGGGTGACGATGCAGGGCTCAATAAAGGACTTCGCCAAGGCAATGCTCATAGGCGCGACGATGGCCATATACACCGGTGTTCACCTAATCGATAAGGTGGTTAAGGAGTTGAGGGAGGCCGGCGTGCCCGATGATACGCCGGTCGCGGTGGTTTACAAGGCGACGTGGCCCGACCAAGTGATAATTAGGGGAACACTGTCCGACATCGCCGAGAAGGTCAAGAGGGCTAGGATAACCAAGGACTCCGTGATAATAGTGGGTAAGGCCGCAGACCCATCCATCCTGGACACGCCGGTAAGATCGAGCGTCTACGACCCAAGGCACACCCACAGCTTTAGACCAAAGCCTAAGATCAACAGCGTAGACACTGAGTAA
- a CDS encoding ABC transporter substrate-binding protein: MSVVMSRIGKVTAALLTIIAVAIALIATITLYEWSAHKSTTQVVSYVYYSSPNFEIVSYNGTSITVENYGSNVTMKIPVKRIVADNTVAMQILIDIGAGNTVVGIEGYAKELPWLFGNLTTLPAVSQGMWSWNYEEIINLKPNLVIEWSYGVQTVRGKLSPFGIPVIGYGPQDNLSSFIYLLGLITNHTGNAVKLIDFINNVHQVLQRGLSKVPTRYKAYVIFDYEYSLWFTSGPSGDPYWAAVNAGLQPCFNKSMQVEPSAVLQCNPDVIIAVTWSLNPHSLNATAYCESIINSIRSNPILNTTNAVRYGRVIVIPGYLTEGPPQLIVSLYIASQVYTNAFGGVNATQYLNQYFEEFLRTAKPGGTWWCSG; the protein is encoded by the coding sequence ATGTCGGTCGTCATGTCGAGGATAGGTAAGGTAACTGCAGCATTACTCACAATAATAGCGGTGGCAATAGCCCTTATAGCGACAATAACACTGTATGAGTGGAGTGCGCATAAGTCTACAACCCAAGTCGTCTCTTACGTCTACTACTCATCGCCTAATTTCGAAATCGTTAGTTACAATGGTACCTCCATTACTGTTGAGAATTATGGGTCTAACGTAACCATGAAAATACCCGTTAAGAGAATCGTGGCCGATAACACCGTCGCCATGCAGATACTAATCGATATAGGGGCTGGAAACACGGTGGTGGGTATTGAGGGCTACGCTAAGGAGCTTCCCTGGCTCTTTGGGAACTTAACGACACTACCGGCCGTGAGTCAAGGAATGTGGTCATGGAATTACGAGGAGATAATTAACCTAAAGCCCAACCTAGTCATAGAGTGGAGCTACGGTGTCCAAACAGTGAGGGGTAAGCTAAGCCCATTTGGCATTCCAGTGATTGGTTATGGACCTCAGGATAACTTATCATCATTCATATACCTCCTCGGGTTAATCACCAACCACACTGGCAATGCCGTGAAACTAATCGACTTCATTAACAATGTGCACCAGGTATTGCAGAGGGGCTTGAGTAAAGTTCCCACTAGGTATAAGGCCTACGTAATTTTCGATTACGAATACAGCTTATGGTTCACATCAGGCCCCTCTGGAGACCCGTATTGGGCGGCCGTCAATGCCGGCCTACAGCCATGCTTCAATAAGTCAATGCAGGTTGAGCCCAGTGCCGTGCTCCAATGTAACCCAGACGTCATAATCGCAGTGACGTGGAGTTTAAACCCGCATTCACTGAACGCCACGGCCTACTGCGAATCAATAATTAACTCAATAAGGAGCAACCCAATACTCAACACAACTAATGCCGTTAGGTACGGCAGGGTCATCGTAATACCCGGTTACTTAACCGAGGGACCGCCGCAGTTAATAGTCTCGTTATACATAGCCAGCCAAGTATACACGAATGCCTTCGGTGGCGTTAACGCCACTCAATACCTTAACCAATACTTCGAGGAGTTCCTAAGGACTGCTAAACCGGGTGGTACTTGGTGGTGCAGTGGGTGA
- a CDS encoding FecCD family ABC transporter permease, with translation MVQWVRWGLIMAGGLALFPLMILDMMIGAYGVSPIVVLKAVIDAVDPIFNVPHDTYLVVWQIRLPETLASLILGASLASAGSVLQGILRNPLASTYTLGVSAAAGFGAAVAILLGAGYVIKYYLPVITRPYLVIIAAFIASSLAALLVYFLSFIKGASPITIILAGVAVMFIFSTGTSLIQYFSGNPDVSHAIAMWMLGSVSNVTLNYIPYMALSLLAIPYYVLISWRLNALNLGDDVAHSLGVNVRSTRLTVMLVAAFQAAATVSFVGLVGFVDLVIPNIVRAIIGNDNRYLIPASTLMGADVTVLADVVSKALVPPYVIPIGVVLSMIGAPYLLAIIISRGTQYGYGQ, from the coding sequence GTGGTGCAGTGGGTGAGGTGGGGGTTAATAATGGCCGGCGGCTTGGCATTATTTCCGTTAATGATACTTGACATGATGATTGGAGCCTATGGAGTTAGCCCCATTGTCGTTTTGAAGGCAGTCATTGATGCGGTGGACCCCATATTCAATGTTCCTCACGACACATACCTAGTGGTATGGCAAATAAGGCTCCCCGAGACCTTAGCGTCACTAATACTTGGCGCATCGCTTGCATCGGCAGGGTCCGTACTGCAGGGGATTTTAAGGAACCCGCTGGCATCAACGTACACACTTGGTGTCTCAGCAGCGGCGGGTTTTGGGGCCGCCGTCGCCATACTCCTCGGCGCCGGCTACGTCATTAAATACTACCTACCTGTAATTACCAGGCCCTACCTAGTAATCATTGCCGCATTCATAGCGTCCTCACTCGCGGCATTGCTCGTCTACTTCCTATCCTTCATTAAGGGCGCGTCGCCCATCACAATAATACTGGCCGGCGTGGCTGTGATGTTTATATTCAGCACGGGGACATCTCTCATTCAGTACTTCTCCGGTAACCCCGACGTTAGTCATGCCATTGCCATGTGGATGCTTGGTAGTGTGTCTAACGTAACCCTCAACTACATACCATACATGGCACTATCCCTACTTGCAATACCCTATTACGTCTTAATATCCTGGAGACTAAACGCACTCAACCTAGGCGACGATGTTGCCCATAGCCTCGGCGTTAACGTTAGGAGTACAAGACTTACAGTAATGCTCGTGGCGGCATTCCAAGCAGCAGCCACAGTAAGCTTCGTTGGCTTAGTGGGCTTCGTCGACCTAGTGATACCAAACATAGTGAGGGCGATCATCGGTAACGACAATAGGTACTTAATACCGGCCTCGACACTCATGGGCGCCGACGTTACTGTGTTGGCTGACGTAGTTTCAAAGGCCTTGGTGCCGCCGTACGTGATACCCATAGGCGTTGTACTTTCAATGATTGGCGCACCATACCTACTGGCCATCATCATATCGAGGGGGACCCAGTATGGTTATGGGCAATGA
- a CDS encoding ABC transporter ATP-binding protein, producing MVMGNDVLEVRDLTCGYEKPVIKDVSVNVRDGELVALMGPNGAGKSTLIRCILGMARVFRGFIRIDGRDAMRMNRREIARLVSYVPQGYVVTYPIRAFDVVLMGRLPYMGLRPSSFDVDIAINTMRRLGIEYLANRMINRLSGGEAQLVHIARAIAQGGVLMLLDEPTSNLDIKHQVMVMEVLSRIVREDGIAVLTTMHDINLALRYADRIYVMHNGRVVAEFSPGNLSPSIIEEVYGVKTTVIEHNGRPVVIV from the coding sequence ATGGTTATGGGCAATGACGTGCTCGAAGTGAGGGATCTCACGTGCGGCTATGAGAAGCCAGTAATTAAGGACGTAAGCGTTAATGTTAGGGATGGAGAATTAGTGGCTTTAATGGGCCCCAACGGTGCTGGTAAATCCACATTGATTAGGTGCATTCTGGGCATGGCCAGGGTCTTCAGGGGCTTCATTAGGATTGATGGTAGGGATGCAATGAGGATGAACAGACGTGAAATCGCCAGGCTCGTTTCCTACGTACCCCAGGGTTACGTAGTTACATACCCAATTAGGGCATTTGACGTTGTCCTGATGGGTAGATTACCATACATGGGACTTAGACCAAGCAGCTTCGACGTGGACATCGCCATTAACACAATGAGGAGACTCGGCATTGAGTATTTAGCTAATAGAATGATTAATAGGCTGAGTGGTGGTGAGGCACAGCTTGTCCACATAGCTAGGGCCATCGCGCAGGGAGGCGTTTTGATGCTTCTTGATGAACCAACGAGTAACCTGGACATTAAGCACCAGGTTATGGTAATGGAAGTGCTATCGAGGATAGTACGTGAGGATGGAATTGCTGTATTAACCACAATGCATGACATAAACCTAGCCCTTAGGTATGCGGATAGGATTTACGTAATGCACAATGGTAGGGTGGTTGCCGAATTCAGCCCAGGTAATCTCAGTCCAAGTATTATTGAAGAGGTGTACGGCGTTAAAACCACCGTGATCGAACATAACGGTAGGCCAGTGGTGATAGTGTGA